A genomic window from Schistocerca serialis cubense isolate TAMUIC-IGC-003099 chromosome 4, iqSchSeri2.2, whole genome shotgun sequence includes:
- the LOC126474710 gene encoding AP-3 complex subunit delta-1-like — protein sequence MGATGNWMLIKIIKLFGALTPLEPRLGKKLIEPLTNLIHSTSAMSLLYECINTVIAVLISISSGMPNHSASIQLCVQKLRILIEDSDQNLKYLGLLAMSKILKTHPKSVQAHKDLIMQCLDDKDESIRLRALDLLYGMVSKKNLMEIVKKLMIHMDKAEGTTYRDELLSKIIQICSQNNYQYITNFEWYVSVLVELTRMEGSQHGSLVSSQMLDVAIRVQAIRPFAVQQMELLLENAHFLTSGTGQSSTMAEVLTAAAWICGEFPEYLRDQQSTLEAMIRSRVFGLPGHIQAVYVQNILKLFASIFVQAEQKKDVERISKVCKMIASNLPQFVSSADLEVQERSSSALQLVLYIEKLVNKGDLDIAGEVAALFIGELNPVAPKAQRKVQVPDGLDLDAWINDPPSESSGSGDDENDEGFVKVTDIFVKSDNLSESYTKVIRPQKEPTEEELQKSRRARKLEQENNPHYLKPRKSSIGKKTDELLDIPVAQLDIPVTLRVPGLASPDKYIMKNSKTHSRKKKKMSKGKKRLSSEEEDLSHPVHLVNTDKGEMPEGAQSSEDDTDTRPNDDPHRALDINLDEPLREDEALAVPHSHSASSVSTKKDSNDLSKKKSVKTEEAKTVKKSKKGSKSGVKKKKSGRRHPKEAVEDQSTTADMLTLDEHLDKPLVEPFTTNPTSGLLLESEGKLITTEANGKEPSTKKEKKKTKDGKKSKRKVISKLKEGYEEASGISTPSKEVVTEQSSSAITGGAGTEINPPFSCLSSFSRLASDNSVEMVYGTSLCETDEVAITVVLKNQSPSLLKEFCFSVSNTSLVKLIKPELNDDYGLNLNLTLPPSGSTELQLFFRVLSVDQSHKLRGTLTYMVQSSDDMSSHEKLDFWVNIPCSTFMIARVCGADTVSDLLTSGQLPYHNSFHLKNIMQDTAQMISQICFHCNFVLVEQIENTASLYSRSVDGSHICLLLKVDRSCTAISIDGKSDNEVLLSNIISEIEKLLQPGS from the exons ATGGGCGCAAC tggtaacTGGATGCTTATAAAGATTATTAAATTGTTTGGTGCTCTGACCCCTTTGGAACCTCGGCTTGGTAAAAAATTGATAGAACCTCTTACAAATCTCATCCACAGTACATCTGCAATGTCTCTGCTGTATGAGTGTATCAACACTGTAATTGCAGTACTGATATCCATTTCTTCAGGGATGCCCAACCATAGTGCCTCTATTCAGCTGTGTGTCCAGAAGCTCAGGATACTAATCGAAGATTCGGATCAGAATTTGAAATATCTTGGATTGCTGGCAATGTCAAAAATATTGAAGACTCACCCTAAGTCAGTCCAGGCTCATAAAGATCTAATTATGCAGTGTTTAGATGACAAAGATGAGTCTATAAGGCTTAGGGCTCTCGACCTCCTGTATGGAATGGTTTCAAAGAAAAATTTGATGGAAATAGTGAAAAAGTTGATGATACATATGGACAAAGCAGAAGGAACAACATACAGAGATGAATTACTGTCCAAAATAATCCAGATATGTTCACAGAACAATTATCAGTACATAACTAACTTCGAATGGTATGTGAGTGTCTTGGTTGAATTAACACGTATGGAAGGAAGCCAACATGGGTCACTAGTTTCTTCCCAGATGTTAGATGTAGCGATACGTGTGCAGGCAATTCGTCCATTTGCTGTTCAACAGATGGAGTTGCTGTTAGAAAATGCACATTTTTTGACATCTGGTACTGGTCAGAGTTCGACAATGGCAGAAGTACTGACAGCCGCTGCCTGGATCTGTGGAGAGTTTCCAGAGTACTTAAGAGATCAGCAGAGTACTTTGGAGGCAATGATACGAAGCAGAGTTTTTGGATTACCAGGACATATTCAGGCTGTGTATGTTCAGAATATATTAAAACTTTTTGCAAGTATTTTTGTGCAGGCAGAACAGAAGAAAGATGTGGAAAGAATATCTAAGGTTTGCAAAATGATTGCCAGTAATCTCCCCCAGTTTGTTTCCAGTGCAGATTTGGAAGTTCAAGAACGCTCCAGCTCAGCTCTACAGTTGGTGCTTTACATAGAGAAGCTTGTGAACAAAGGAGATTTAGACATAGCTGGTGAAGTAGCAGCTTTATTTATTGGAGAACTAAACCCTGTTGCACCAAAGGCTCAGAGAAAGGTTCAAGTACCAGACGGACTTGACCTAGATGCTTGGATCAATGATCCACCATCAGAATCATCGGGAAGTGGTGACGATGAAAATGATGAAGGTTTTGTAAAAGTTACTGATATCTTTGTTAAATCTGATAATTTATCAGAAAGTTATACAAAAGTCATTCGCCCTCAGAAAGAACCGACAGAAGAAGAACTGCAAAAGTCACGAAGGGCACGAAAATTGGAACAAGAAAATAATCCTCACTACCTCAAGCCTAGAAAATCAAGCATTGGTAAGAAGACTGATGAACTGCTTGACATACCAGTTGCCCAGTTAGATATTCCAGTCACCTTAAGGGTGCCAGGTTTGGCATCCCCCGATAAATATATAATGAAGAACTCAAAAACCCAtagcagaaagaagaagaaaatgtccaAAGGTAAAAAACGTCTGTCCAGTGAAGAGGAGGATTTGTCTCACCCAGTTCATCTGGTGAATACCGACAAGGGAGAAATGCCGGAAGGAGCCcaatcatctgaggatgacacagatACAAGGCCAAATGATGATCCCCACAGGGCTCTTGATATCAACTTGGATGAACCTCTTCGAGAAGATGAAGCACTTGCTGTGCCACATTCTCATAGTGCCTCCAGTGTATCCACTAAAAAAGATTCCAATGATCTCAGTAAAAAAAAGTCTGTCAAAACTGAAGAAGCTAAAACTGTAAAAAAGTCAAAGAAGGGCTCTAAATCTGGAGTTAAGAAGAAAAAATCTGGACGACGTCATCCCAAAGAGGCAGTGGAAGATCAGTCGACAACTGCTGACATGCTGACTCTGGATGAACACTTGGATAAGCCTCTGGTTGAACCATTTACTACCAACCCAACATCTGGGCTTCTGTTAGAAAGTGAAGGAAAACTAATAACAACTGAGGCAAATGGAAAAGAACCAagtactaaaaaagaaaaaaagaaaacaaaagatgggAAAAAATCGAAGAGAAAAGTCATCTCGAAGCTAAAAGAGGGCTATGAAGAAGCATCAGGAATATCAACTCCATCAAAAGAAGTTGTGACTGAACAGTCTAGTAGTGCAATCACAGGAGGGGCAGGGACAGAAATAAACCCTCCATTCTCCTGCTTATCATCATTCTCGAGACTGGCTAGTGACAACTCAGTggaaatggtgtatggaacgagcCTGTGTGAAACTGATGAGGTGGCTATAACTGTAGTGTTGAAGAATCAGTCACCTTCTCTCTTGAAAGAATTTTGTTTCTCAGTCAGCAATACATCTTTGGTGAAATTAATAAAACCAGAGCTAAATGACGATTATGGGTTAAATCTTAATTTGACCTTACCTCCCAGTGGCTCAACTGAATTGCAGCTATTTTTCCGAGTACTTAGCGTTGACCAGTCTCATAAATTACGGGGAACCCTTACTTACATGGTTCAGTCATCTGATGACATGTCATCACATGAGAAGCTGGACTTCTGGGTCAACATTCCATGCTCAACTTTTATGATAGCCAGAGTATGTGGAGCAGATACAGTGTCTGATCTACTTACAAGTGGGCAGCTTCCCTACCACAACTCATTTCATCTTAAGAATATCATGCAAGACACAGCTCAGATGATATCGCAGATCTGTTTCCACTGTAATTTTGTTCTTGTGGAACAAATTGAAAATACAGCATCTTTGTACAGCCGATCAGTTGATGGATCTCATATATGTTTGTTACTTAAGGTGGATCGTTCGTGTACAGCAATATCAATTGATGGTAAAAGTGACAATGAGGTGCTACtaagcaatatcatcagtgaaataGAGAAACTACTTCAGCCTGGCTCTTGa